The nucleotide sequence AAGACCTGCGCGACGAGGAAAGGCTGCACGCGCAAGATGACGTCCGCCAGCGCCTCGGTCCGCCGCACACCGCTGCCCACGGCAGATTCCGCAGAGCCGGCGTACGCCGAAGACGCATCCAGGCTGTCACCGACATCCGCGGGGGTCGGCCGGTGCGGGTCCGACGCACCGCGAAGAACCGCTCCTCGCCCAGGACCGTCCGCGCATGCGCTTTGGTCATCCCGGTCAGCGCACCGTAGTTGCGCTCATTCAGCTCCCACCGCTGCTCGGTCCGCACGTCCAGGCCCAGCACATCCGTCACGACCTCCGCCGTGTGGATCGAGCGCTGCAGCGTGGAGGTGAGGACCAGATCCGGCCGGATCCCCTGTCTCGCCATCGCAGATCCGGCGCGGCGCGCTTCCGCCACGCCTTGCCGCGTCAACGGGACGTCCTGCAAGCCCGTGAAGATCCCGGCCGCGTTCGCAGTGCTCTCCCCGTG is from Clavibacter michiganensis subsp. tessellarius and encodes:
- a CDS encoding 2,3-bisphosphoglycerate-dependent phosphoglycerate mutase — translated: MGLLVLLRHGESTANAAGIFTGLQDVPLTRQGVAEARRAGSAMARQGIRPDLVLTSTLQRSIHTAEVVTDVLGLDVRTEQRWELNERNYGALTGMTKAHARTVLGEERFFAVRRTRTGRPPRMSVTAWMRLRRTPALRNLPWAAVCGGPRRWRTSSCACSLSSSRRSCPNCAWVGQWC